The following proteins are co-located in the Rhodococcus opacus B4 genome:
- a CDS encoding helix-turn-helix transcriptional regulator: MLEVRAEKLRREVLAFAGEGAGVTQLHERAIELVGETVRSDLTCWAMLDPETLAISSMTSGRSRIPQQFEPLLAESEYNGDDPGTFAELARSGRTVARASDLPPAEVAHSLRHGAVWAPMGLGSEVRIVFRVDGVCWGAAGFVRSGPDFTDRELEFLSLVAPGLAVATRAASVHIPTVSGTGDQGPAVVLTDAAGEPVALTAAARGWRDRFDDVAPGRLTVVLRAATFGAKSSSSGVFKARVRDADGGWILVRATALTGGAEPQTAVTLEPAADDELTGLLLAAYAVTARERDVCADVLAGYATSEIADRRGITVNTVQDHLKSVYAKAGVRSRAELAARLRTGRET, from the coding sequence ATGCTGGAAGTTCGGGCGGAGAAGCTGCGCCGGGAGGTGCTCGCGTTCGCGGGAGAGGGCGCCGGCGTCACGCAGCTGCACGAGCGCGCCATCGAACTGGTCGGTGAGACGGTGCGGAGCGACCTCACGTGCTGGGCGATGCTCGACCCGGAGACACTCGCGATCAGTTCGATGACGAGCGGGCGCAGCCGGATCCCGCAGCAGTTCGAACCGCTGCTCGCCGAATCCGAGTACAACGGTGACGACCCGGGGACCTTCGCCGAACTCGCCCGCAGTGGCCGGACTGTCGCCCGGGCCTCGGACCTGCCTCCGGCCGAGGTCGCGCACAGTCTCCGGCACGGCGCGGTGTGGGCGCCGATGGGGCTCGGCAGTGAGGTCCGCATCGTGTTCCGCGTCGACGGGGTGTGCTGGGGTGCAGCCGGATTCGTGCGGTCCGGACCTGATTTCACCGACCGGGAACTCGAGTTCCTCTCGCTCGTGGCGCCCGGTCTCGCGGTCGCGACGCGGGCCGCGTCCGTGCACATTCCGACAGTGTCCGGCACCGGCGACCAGGGTCCGGCGGTGGTGCTGACCGATGCCGCAGGCGAACCGGTTGCGCTCACGGCCGCTGCCCGAGGCTGGCGGGACCGCTTCGACGACGTGGCCCCCGGCAGGTTGACCGTGGTGTTGCGGGCCGCGACGTTCGGGGCGAAGTCGAGCAGTTCCGGCGTCTTCAAGGCCCGTGTCCGCGACGCGGATGGCGGCTGGATCCTGGTGCGCGCCACGGCTTTGACCGGCGGCGCGGAACCGCAGACGGCTGTCACCCTGGAACCCGCCGCCGACGACGAGCTCACCGGACTGCTGCTCGCGGCGTACGCGGTGACCGCACGCGAGCGTGACGTGTGCGCCGACGTGCTGGCCGGCTACGCGACGTCCGAGATCGCGGACCGTCGCGGCATCACCGTCAACACCGTCCAGGACCACCTGAAATCGGTCTATGCGAAGGCCGGGGTCCGCAGCCGGGCGGAACTCGCCGCGCGGCTGCGGACCGGTCGCGAGACCTAG
- the fusA gene encoding elongation factor G has product MTTETDLIRNIALVGHQGNGKTTLAEAMLFRAGVVTRPGRVESGNTVLDTQPEEHDRTQSLTLGLASFSWGDYRINLLDPPGYADFAGDAMTALRVADVAVFVIDGVSGLQVNDELLWQAAAERAIPRILFVNKMDKERASFDAVLAGIRDHFGSGVEPVDLPVGEASAFTGVADLLTEHVILYDSGSANTSDELPADIADREHEQHEHLVEDVVEIEDDLLSKYLDGEDISVAELEHALRAGFAAGSLWPVLCGSAVDAIAVDRLLDFVCRIAPAPSEVPGTEVRGDGDRVAEVRCDPSGDPLAYVFKTQTDEYVGQVALVKVLSGTVHADDVLVNQRTGAKERLHNLLRVLGSKHTAIDTAEAGDIVGAIKLTDVATGDTLAPIGSSLTVPPIVHRRPVYGIAVAAESAGDEDKLATALAELVSDDPTLEVSRDSETHQTVVRGAGDVHVQVALTRLKRRYGITLQTEPVKIAYRETLLAPVETEGRHKKQSGGHGQFGVATVRFEPLPRNEGYDFVDETRGGVIPKSLIPAVGKGIAESMGRGGRHGFPLVDLRATVLDGKHHSVDSDDFSFRMAGALALRAAIDKVGTLVLEPVDHVEVTVPTALQGDVMADLGRRRGQIEGTEPAGDGEVTVIASVPTSEITDYPVALRSMTHGRGRLALEFKCYQERPEPR; this is encoded by the coding sequence GTGACGACCGAGACGGATCTGATCCGCAATATCGCTCTGGTGGGACATCAGGGCAACGGGAAGACGACGCTCGCGGAGGCGATGCTCTTCCGCGCCGGTGTCGTCACGCGCCCCGGCCGTGTCGAGAGCGGTAACACCGTGCTCGACACCCAGCCCGAGGAACACGACCGCACCCAGTCGCTGACGCTCGGGTTGGCCTCGTTCTCCTGGGGCGACTACCGGATCAATCTTCTCGACCCGCCGGGCTACGCCGATTTCGCCGGCGACGCGATGACGGCGCTCCGGGTCGCCGACGTCGCCGTGTTCGTGATCGACGGGGTCAGCGGTCTGCAGGTGAACGACGAACTGCTGTGGCAGGCGGCCGCCGAGCGAGCCATCCCCCGCATTCTGTTCGTGAACAAGATGGACAAGGAGCGGGCGTCGTTCGACGCCGTTTTGGCGGGGATCCGCGACCATTTCGGGTCCGGAGTCGAACCGGTCGACCTGCCCGTCGGTGAGGCCTCCGCGTTCACCGGCGTCGCCGACCTGCTCACCGAGCACGTCATCCTCTACGACAGCGGGTCCGCGAACACGAGCGACGAACTGCCCGCCGACATTGCCGACCGCGAACACGAACAGCACGAGCACCTCGTGGAAGACGTGGTCGAGATCGAGGACGACCTGCTCTCGAAGTACCTCGACGGCGAGGACATCTCCGTGGCCGAACTCGAGCACGCTCTCCGCGCGGGTTTCGCCGCGGGGTCGCTGTGGCCGGTGCTGTGCGGGTCGGCCGTCGACGCGATCGCCGTCGACCGGTTGCTCGACTTCGTCTGCCGGATCGCGCCCGCACCGTCGGAGGTCCCGGGCACCGAGGTCCGGGGTGACGGGGACCGTGTCGCCGAGGTGCGGTGCGATCCCTCCGGCGATCCACTCGCGTACGTCTTCAAGACGCAGACCGACGAATACGTCGGGCAGGTGGCGTTGGTGAAGGTCCTCTCCGGCACCGTGCATGCCGACGACGTCCTCGTCAACCAGCGCACCGGCGCGAAGGAGCGCCTGCACAATCTCCTGCGTGTCCTCGGCAGCAAGCACACCGCGATCGACACCGCGGAGGCCGGCGACATCGTCGGCGCCATCAAACTCACCGATGTCGCGACGGGTGACACTCTCGCGCCGATCGGCTCGTCGCTCACCGTGCCGCCGATCGTGCACCGACGCCCCGTGTACGGGATCGCGGTGGCCGCCGAAAGTGCGGGCGACGAGGACAAACTCGCGACTGCCCTGGCCGAACTGGTCAGCGATGATCCGACGCTGGAAGTGTCGCGCGACAGCGAAACCCACCAGACGGTGGTCCGGGGTGCCGGCGACGTGCACGTGCAGGTGGCGCTGACCCGGTTGAAGCGGCGGTATGGCATCACACTCCAGACCGAACCGGTCAAGATCGCCTATCGCGAGACGCTGCTCGCCCCGGTGGAGACGGAGGGTCGTCACAAGAAGCAGAGCGGCGGGCACGGCCAGTTCGGGGTGGCGACGGTCCGGTTCGAGCCGCTCCCCCGGAACGAGGGCTACGACTTCGTCGACGAAACCCGCGGCGGTGTGATTCCCAAATCGCTCATTCCGGCGGTCGGCAAGGGCATCGCCGAATCGATGGGACGCGGTGGCCGGCACGGGTTTCCGCTCGTCGACCTGCGGGCGACGGTGCTCGACGGCAAGCATCATTCGGTCGACTCCGACGACTTCAGCTTCCGGATGGCGGGGGCACTCGCTCTCCGCGCCGCCATCGACAAGGTCGGCACCCTCGTCCTCGAACCGGTCGACCACGTCGAGGTCACGGTGCCCACCGCGCTGCAGGGCGACGTGATGGCCGATCTCGGGCGACGACGCGGCCAGATCGAGGGCACCGAACCGGCGGGCGACGGCGAGGTCACGGTCATCGCCTCCGTCCCGACGAGCGAGATCACCGACTACCCCGTCGCTCTACGCTCGATGACGCACGGGCGGGGCCGCCTCGCGTTGGAATTCAAGTGCTACCAGGAGCGACCCGAACCCCGCTGA
- a CDS encoding SRPBCC family protein, protein MASAEFLVERSTVIDASPDVVQPLLDDFRQWQSWSPWEDVDPDLKRTYSGPDSGVGASYAWEGNRKAGAGSMVITESVPGSKVVLDLTFLKPFKAENVTTFLLEPNGAGTTVRWQMTGKNNLFFRIVGVVFPMDKMVGKDFEKGLAQLKAAAEQRQ, encoded by the coding sequence ATGGCTTCGGCCGAGTTCCTCGTCGAACGTTCCACCGTCATCGATGCGAGCCCCGATGTCGTTCAGCCACTTCTCGACGACTTCCGGCAGTGGCAGTCGTGGTCGCCGTGGGAGGACGTCGATCCCGATCTGAAGCGCACGTACTCCGGCCCGGATTCGGGAGTGGGCGCCTCCTACGCCTGGGAGGGCAACCGCAAGGCGGGTGCCGGATCGATGGTGATCACGGAGTCGGTGCCCGGCTCGAAGGTCGTGCTCGACCTGACATTCCTCAAACCCTTCAAGGCGGAGAACGTCACCACATTCCTCCTCGAACCGAACGGCGCCGGGACCACCGTCCGCTGGCAGATGACCGGCAAGAACAACCTCTTCTTCAGGATCGTGGGAGTCGTCTTCCCGATGGACAAGATGGTGGGCAAAGACTTCGAGAAGGGGCTCGCGCAGCTGAAGGCGGCGGCCGAACAGCGTCAGTAG
- a CDS encoding alkaline phosphatase D family protein, which yields MAELILGPLLRHVGTCDATLWVETSEACTVRVLGHEERTWNVSGHHYALVVVEGLEPGSSTPYEVTLDGRPVWPLPNAGPSRIRTLGEDDDALVLAFGSCRFATMSTTEDNRHLGADALDAYAVRMAGQSPEQWPDALLLLGDQVYADELSPETEARVAEIHDVKEPPGPQVRNFEEYTWLYAESWSDPQVRWLMSTVPTSMIFDDHDVRDDWNTSESWRDELEATSWWEERIVGALSSYWVYQHLGNLAPSDLAENELFQRVRKDGGDVEPMLREFASAADEEADGAKGTQWSYRRDLGVARLLVIDSRCGRVLADGRREMVSDPEFSWIERQTEGDYDHLLVGTSLPWLLPRALHDLESWDERLAGGSRGPRVAAWAEKIRRGADLEHWAAFRDSFDRLTRLFAEVGRGDKSGPGGRAPSTISVLSGDVHHAYAAQAHYPEPLQSLVYQLTCSPLHNYVPAAMKVTFRISWRRATERTVRFVLSRVSRVPPVPLDWSKIAGPFFGDQVATLHLKGRSARLVMEQARNDRDGTPRFKTMTDLELAKRTGY from the coding sequence GTGGCGGAGCTGATTCTGGGACCGCTGCTCAGGCATGTCGGCACGTGCGATGCGACGCTGTGGGTCGAGACGTCCGAGGCGTGCACCGTCCGGGTGCTCGGCCACGAGGAACGGACGTGGAATGTCTCGGGCCACCACTATGCGCTCGTCGTCGTGGAGGGTCTGGAGCCCGGATCGAGCACGCCGTACGAGGTGACCCTCGACGGCCGCCCGGTGTGGCCGTTGCCGAACGCAGGTCCGTCCCGCATCCGCACCCTCGGCGAGGACGACGATGCGCTGGTGCTGGCGTTCGGGTCGTGCCGGTTCGCGACGATGTCCACGACGGAGGACAACCGGCATCTCGGCGCCGATGCCCTGGACGCGTACGCGGTGCGGATGGCCGGACAGTCGCCCGAACAGTGGCCGGACGCCCTGTTGCTGCTCGGCGATCAGGTGTACGCCGACGAACTGTCCCCGGAGACGGAGGCCCGCGTCGCGGAGATCCACGACGTGAAGGAGCCACCCGGTCCGCAGGTGCGCAATTTCGAGGAATACACCTGGCTCTACGCCGAGTCGTGGTCGGACCCCCAGGTGCGCTGGCTGATGTCGACGGTGCCCACCTCGATGATCTTCGACGACCACGACGTCCGGGACGACTGGAACACCTCCGAGTCCTGGCGCGACGAACTCGAGGCGACGTCGTGGTGGGAGGAGCGGATCGTCGGCGCTCTGTCCTCGTACTGGGTCTATCAGCACCTCGGGAATCTGGCGCCGAGCGACCTCGCCGAAAACGAACTGTTTCAACGGGTCCGGAAGGACGGCGGCGACGTCGAGCCGATGCTCCGCGAGTTCGCGTCCGCCGCCGACGAGGAGGCGGACGGGGCCAAGGGCACGCAATGGTCGTATCGACGGGACCTCGGCGTCGCGAGGCTCCTCGTCATCGACTCGCGGTGCGGTCGCGTCCTCGCCGACGGTCGCCGCGAGATGGTGTCCGACCCCGAATTCTCGTGGATCGAGCGTCAGACCGAGGGCGACTACGACCATTTGCTCGTCGGAACGTCACTGCCGTGGCTGCTGCCGCGCGCCCTGCACGACCTGGAATCGTGGGACGAACGTCTCGCCGGCGGATCGCGTGGTCCGCGCGTGGCGGCCTGGGCGGAGAAGATCCGCCGGGGTGCCGACCTCGAGCACTGGGCGGCGTTCCGCGATTCGTTCGACCGCCTCACCCGCCTCTTCGCCGAGGTCGGACGTGGCGACAAATCAGGCCCCGGTGGCCGGGCGCCCTCGACCATCTCGGTGCTGTCCGGCGACGTCCACCACGCCTACGCCGCGCAGGCGCACTACCCCGAACCGCTGCAGTCACTGGTGTATCAGCTGACGTGCTCGCCCCTGCACAACTACGTACCGGCCGCCATGAAGGTGACGTTCCGGATATCGTGGCGGCGCGCCACCGAGCGGACCGTGCGCTTCGTCCTGAGCCGGGTGTCGCGGGTGCCGCCCGTCCCCCTCGACTGGTCCAAGATCGCCGGGCCGTTCTTCGGCGATCAGGTGGCCACCCTCCACCTGAAGGGAAGGTCGGCCCGCCTCGTGATGGAACAGGCCCGTAACGACCGCGACGGCACACCGCGATTCAAGACCATGACCGACCTCGAACTGGCGAAAAGAACGGGCTACTGA
- a CDS encoding type II toxin-antitoxin system death-on-curing family toxin produces the protein MTISYLTLEDLLSLAEDLSVASIRNLGPLDSAAHRPQTSLREEDAYASIHDEAAVLLESLTRMHALVDGDKRLSWLAVQVFHGLNGYDLDAPEDPAYDPEDACRTVRVGGFG, from the coding sequence GTGACAATCAGCTATCTCACTCTCGAGGACTTGCTCTCGCTGGCCGAAGATCTGAGTGTCGCTTCCATCAGGAATCTCGGGCCGCTCGATTCGGCGGCCCATCGTCCGCAGACCTCCCTGCGCGAAGAGGATGCGTACGCGTCGATACATGACGAGGCTGCCGTCTTGCTGGAGTCCTTGACGAGAATGCACGCGCTCGTCGATGGAGACAAGAGGTTGTCCTGGCTGGCGGTTCAGGTGTTCCATGGCTTGAACGGCTACGATCTGGACGCTCCCGAAGATCCGGCCTATGACCCCGAAGATGCTTGTCGGACAGTACGTGTCGGAGGGTTCGGCTAG
- a CDS encoding DUF4287 domain-containing protein, whose product MAEPVKGPASYFPSIEAKYGRPISEWQTLIRSSELTKHMELVSWLKSEHGLGHGHANALVAHTLKEDAAG is encoded by the coding sequence ATGGCTGAACCAGTGAAGGGTCCCGCGTCGTATTTTCCGTCGATCGAGGCGAAGTACGGACGGCCGATCAGCGAGTGGCAGACGCTGATCCGTTCGTCCGAGCTGACCAAGCACATGGAGCTGGTGAGCTGGCTGAAGTCCGAACACGGGCTCGGTCACGGTCATGCCAACGCGCTGGTGGCGCACACCCTGAAGGAAGACGCCGCCGGCTGA
- the htpG gene encoding molecular chaperone HtpG, which produces MSTKIEQLEFQAETRQLLDLMIHSVYSNKDSFLRELISNASDALDKLRLEAFRNKDLDVDTSDLHIEIEVDAENRTLTVRDNGIGMSHEEVVDLIGTLAKSGTADLRRKLREAKDAAASEELIGQFGIGFYSTFMVADKVTLLTRKAGESEATRWESSGEATYTIEAVDDAPQGSSVTLHLKPEDAEDHLHDYTSERKVKELVKRYSDFIAWPIRMDVERTVPAEGDGEDEVTTTSETINSMKALWARSKDEVSEAEYKEFYKHIAHAWDEPLEVIPMKAEGTFEYQALLFIPSHAPFDLFMRDGKTGVQLYVKRVFIMDDCDQLMPEYLRFVKGVVDAQDLSLNVSREILQQDRQIRAIRRRLTKKVLTTIKDLKAERPDDYRTFWAEFGRAVKEGLMSDTDNRDILLGISSFASTHSEEELTSLEDYVARMKDGQEQIFYATGESRQLLESSPHMEAFRAKGFEVLLLTDPVDEMWVGAVPEFDGKSFQSIAKGEVDLDTEEDKKAHESEREEQEKDFAGLLSWMADALSEQVKEVRLSTRLTTSPACIVGDAFSMSPALERMYRASGQPVPTTKRILELNPSHPLVTGLREAHGERNEDPALGETAELLYGMALLAEGGELDDPARFTTMLANRLARTV; this is translated from the coding sequence GTGAGCACGAAAATCGAACAACTGGAGTTCCAGGCGGAGACCCGCCAGCTCCTGGACCTCATGATCCACTCGGTGTACTCCAACAAGGACTCGTTCCTGCGGGAGCTCATCTCCAACGCCTCGGACGCGCTGGACAAGTTGCGGCTCGAAGCGTTCCGCAACAAGGACCTCGACGTCGACACGTCGGATCTGCACATCGAGATCGAGGTCGACGCGGAGAACCGCACACTCACCGTCCGTGACAACGGCATCGGCATGTCCCACGAGGAGGTCGTCGACCTCATCGGCACGCTGGCCAAGTCCGGCACCGCGGATCTGCGCCGCAAACTGCGCGAAGCGAAGGATGCCGCCGCGTCCGAGGAACTGATCGGACAGTTCGGCATCGGCTTCTACTCGACGTTCATGGTCGCAGACAAGGTGACACTGCTGACGCGGAAGGCCGGCGAGAGCGAAGCCACCCGCTGGGAGTCGAGCGGCGAGGCCACGTACACGATCGAGGCCGTCGACGACGCCCCGCAGGGCAGCTCCGTCACCCTGCACCTCAAGCCCGAGGACGCCGAGGATCACCTGCACGACTACACGTCGGAACGGAAGGTCAAGGAACTCGTCAAGCGGTACTCCGACTTCATCGCGTGGCCGATCCGGATGGACGTCGAGCGCACCGTCCCGGCAGAGGGCGACGGCGAGGACGAGGTCACCACCACGTCCGAGACGATCAACTCGATGAAGGCACTGTGGGCGCGGTCGAAGGACGAGGTGTCCGAGGCCGAGTACAAGGAGTTCTACAAGCACATCGCCCACGCCTGGGACGAGCCGCTCGAGGTCATCCCGATGAAGGCCGAGGGCACGTTCGAGTACCAGGCCCTGCTGTTCATCCCGTCCCACGCGCCGTTCGACCTGTTCATGCGGGACGGGAAGACGGGTGTGCAGCTGTACGTCAAGCGCGTCTTCATCATGGACGACTGCGACCAGCTGATGCCGGAATACCTCCGCTTCGTCAAGGGTGTGGTCGATGCTCAGGACCTCTCTCTCAACGTCTCTCGTGAAATCCTGCAGCAGGACCGGCAGATCCGTGCCATCCGCCGCAGGCTCACCAAAAAGGTCCTCACCACGATCAAGGACCTGAAGGCCGAGCGGCCCGACGACTACCGCACGTTCTGGGCGGAGTTCGGCCGCGCGGTCAAGGAAGGCCTGATGTCGGACACCGACAACCGGGACATCCTGCTGGGTATCTCGTCGTTCGCGTCCACCCACAGCGAGGAGGAGCTGACCTCGCTCGAGGACTACGTGGCGCGGATGAAGGACGGCCAGGAGCAGATCTTCTACGCGACCGGCGAATCTCGGCAGCTGCTCGAGAGCTCCCCGCACATGGAGGCCTTCCGCGCCAAGGGCTTCGAGGTGCTGCTGCTCACCGATCCCGTGGACGAGATGTGGGTCGGAGCGGTTCCCGAATTCGACGGCAAGTCGTTCCAGTCGATCGCCAAGGGTGAGGTCGATCTCGACACCGAGGAAGACAAGAAGGCACACGAGTCGGAGCGGGAGGAGCAGGAGAAGGACTTCGCCGGCCTGCTCTCCTGGATGGCCGACGCGCTGAGCGAGCAGGTCAAGGAGGTGCGGCTGTCGACGCGGCTGACGACGTCACCGGCCTGCATCGTCGGCGATGCGTTCAGTATGTCCCCGGCACTCGAGCGGATGTACCGGGCGTCCGGGCAGCCCGTGCCCACCACGAAGCGCATCCTCGAGCTCAACCCCTCCCACCCGCTCGTCACCGGGCTGCGGGAGGCTCACGGCGAACGTAACGAGGATCCTGCGCTGGGGGAGACAGCGGAGCTTCTCTACGGGATGGCGTTGCTGGCCGAGGGCGGCGAACTCGACGATCCCGCCCGGTTCACCACGATGCTCGCCAACCGTCTCGCCAGGACGGTGTAA
- a CDS encoding SDR family NAD(P)-dependent oxidoreductase: MLVLVTGGTGFVGAWSAKAAVDAGHRVRFLVRDPARLVTSAAALGLDTSDHVVGDITDAASVRRALDGCDAVIHAAAVVAVDPRRAEEMLQTNLAGAQNVLGTAVELGLDPIVYVSSIAALFQPGARLLTPDLPVCGPSDAYGRSKARVEQYARDLQADGAPIAITYPGMIVGPPAGNQFGEAAQAVEAAVHLRGLPGRGAAWTMVDVREVATAHAALLRQGSGARRFMLGGPRIPIAGIAGMLATITGRRMGVYPVPDSALRLVGRLVDVIDRFVSIDTPVSEAAMEYYTRMPDTDDSPSESELGVKYRDSVETLADTVAGLIEAGRL, from the coding sequence TTGCTGGTATTGGTCACGGGGGGAACAGGGTTCGTCGGGGCGTGGAGCGCGAAGGCGGCGGTGGACGCCGGTCACCGGGTGCGCTTCCTCGTGCGGGATCCTGCTCGCCTCGTGACCAGTGCGGCGGCGCTCGGGCTCGACACGTCCGATCACGTGGTCGGTGACATCACGGATGCCGCGTCCGTGCGGCGTGCCCTGGACGGCTGCGACGCCGTCATCCACGCCGCGGCCGTGGTCGCGGTCGACCCGCGGCGCGCGGAGGAGATGCTGCAAACCAATCTCGCCGGCGCACAGAACGTGCTGGGAACCGCGGTCGAACTCGGCCTCGACCCGATCGTCTACGTCTCCAGTATCGCCGCCCTGTTCCAGCCGGGGGCCCGGCTCCTCACCCCCGACCTTCCGGTGTGCGGGCCTTCCGACGCCTACGGCCGAAGCAAGGCGCGCGTCGAGCAGTACGCGCGTGACCTGCAGGCCGACGGTGCACCCATCGCGATCACCTACCCGGGCATGATCGTCGGCCCGCCCGCGGGGAACCAGTTCGGTGAGGCCGCCCAGGCAGTCGAGGCCGCGGTCCACCTGCGGGGTCTGCCCGGGCGAGGTGCCGCATGGACGATGGTCGACGTGCGTGAGGTGGCCACGGCGCACGCCGCCCTCCTCCGGCAGGGGAGCGGCGCCCGCCGGTTCATGCTCGGTGGTCCCCGGATCCCGATCGCCGGGATCGCCGGGATGCTCGCCACGATCACCGGCAGACGGATGGGTGTGTACCCGGTGCCGGACTCCGCGCTGCGCCTGGTGGGCAGGCTGGTGGACGTGATCGACCGGTTCGTCTCCATCGACACGCCCGTCTCGGAGGCCGCCATGGAGTACTACACGCGGATGCCGGACACCGACGACAGTCCGAGCGAGAGCGAACTGGGTGTGAAGTACCGCGATTCCGTGGAGACGCTGGCCGACACCGTTGCCGGGCTCATCGAGGCCGGCCGGCTGTGA
- a CDS encoding mismatch-specific DNA-glycosylase — translation MSFTRAELESFRDAEVPDLIGPGCRLLFVGINPGLWTAATGAHFARPGNRFYPALLGAGIIERPIDPTAGMSDADRDHLIERGVGITNLAPRATAKADELTGEELAVGAERLRGVVRDTAPRVVAVAGITAYRTAFGERAAKKGKQPRTLEGAELWLVPNPSGLNAHETVATLAASYREAAIEAGIVSS, via the coding sequence GTGAGTTTCACGAGGGCGGAACTGGAATCGTTCCGGGACGCCGAGGTTCCCGACCTCATCGGACCGGGATGCCGCCTGCTGTTCGTCGGCATCAATCCGGGACTGTGGACGGCCGCGACGGGAGCGCATTTCGCACGTCCGGGCAACCGCTTCTATCCGGCGCTGCTGGGCGCCGGCATCATCGAGCGACCGATCGACCCGACGGCGGGCATGTCGGACGCGGACCGCGATCACCTGATCGAGCGGGGCGTCGGCATCACCAATCTGGCCCCGCGCGCCACGGCAAAGGCCGACGAGCTGACCGGTGAGGAACTGGCGGTCGGCGCCGAACGCCTGCGCGGCGTCGTCCGCGACACGGCTCCCCGGGTGGTGGCCGTCGCCGGAATCACCGCCTATCGCACGGCATTCGGGGAGCGTGCAGCGAAGAAGGGCAAGCAACCGCGCACGCTCGAGGGCGCGGAGTTGTGGCTGGTACCCAATCCCAGCGGTCTCAACGCCCACGAAACCGTCGCCACTCTCGCCGCGTCGTACCGGGAGGCGGCGATCGAGGCCGGAATCGTCTCGAGCTGA
- a CDS encoding acyl-CoA dehydrogenase family protein, whose translation MTFSLALTPAQKDLVERTHAFAENVIRPVAAEHDRAQEFPWDVLEKAAEEGFYSPLFYRDLIGDPTGLSLPLFMEELFWGCAGIGLAVVMPALALSSIGQAATPEQMLRWAPECFGEPGNLKLAALCISEPEGGSDVRNLRTTATRDGDDWVIEGHKMWIGNGGIADVHVVNATVDPDLGHRGQALFVVPGGSPGIELVRKLDKLGCRASHTAELKFHRVRVPADHLLGGDDKLQHRMRKAREVQEEVATGAPRRKSATLGTFEQTRPMVAAQALGIARAALEYATEYANRREAFGGPIIDNQGIAFPLADLATQIDAARLLTWRASWMAATGVEFRHGEGSMAKLAASEVAVKTTERALQTMGGWGYISDHPVEKWYRDAKLYTIFEGTSEIQRMVIGRALGAADGAPPLHFDQPTEGSAFNRQFGRGTSVRTKAGEFAMSVKDRMPESAQRLAMKILAPPKK comes from the coding sequence ATGACTTTCAGCCTCGCGCTCACCCCCGCGCAGAAGGACCTCGTCGAGCGGACGCACGCATTCGCTGAGAACGTGATCCGGCCGGTGGCCGCCGAGCACGACCGCGCGCAGGAGTTCCCGTGGGACGTTCTCGAGAAGGCCGCGGAAGAGGGTTTCTACAGTCCACTGTTCTACCGCGATCTCATCGGCGACCCGACCGGTCTGTCCCTCCCCCTGTTCATGGAGGAGCTGTTCTGGGGTTGCGCCGGAATCGGGCTCGCCGTCGTGATGCCCGCGCTGGCGCTGTCGTCGATCGGGCAGGCCGCGACGCCGGAGCAGATGCTGCGCTGGGCACCGGAGTGCTTCGGCGAGCCCGGCAACCTGAAACTCGCCGCACTGTGCATCTCGGAACCCGAGGGCGGCAGCGACGTCCGCAATCTGCGGACCACCGCGACGCGCGACGGCGACGACTGGGTCATCGAGGGCCACAAAATGTGGATCGGCAACGGTGGCATCGCCGACGTGCACGTCGTGAACGCCACCGTCGATCCGGACCTCGGACACCGGGGGCAGGCCCTCTTCGTGGTTCCCGGCGGCAGCCCGGGTATCGAACTCGTCCGCAAGCTCGACAAGCTGGGCTGCCGCGCGTCGCACACGGCGGAGCTGAAATTTCATCGGGTGCGGGTGCCCGCCGACCACCTGCTCGGCGGCGACGACAAACTCCAGCACCGCATGCGGAAGGCCCGTGAGGTGCAGGAGGAGGTGGCCACCGGCGCGCCGCGGCGGAAATCGGCCACCCTCGGCACGTTCGAGCAGACCCGACCGATGGTCGCGGCTCAGGCGCTGGGCATCGCCCGCGCGGCACTCGAGTACGCCACCGAGTACGCGAATCGACGGGAGGCGTTCGGCGGTCCGATCATCGACAACCAGGGCATCGCCTTTCCGCTGGCCGACCTCGCGACGCAGATCGACGCCGCACGACTACTGACGTGGCGGGCGTCGTGGATGGCGGCGACGGGCGTGGAGTTCCGTCACGGCGAGGGATCGATGGCGAAGCTCGCGGCATCGGAGGTCGCGGTGAAAACCACCGAACGTGCGCTGCAGACGATGGGCGGGTGGGGGTACATCAGCGACCACCCGGTGGAGAAGTGGTACCGGGACGCCAAGCTGTACACCATCTTCGAGGGCACCAGCGAGATTCAGCGGATGGTGATCGGGCGTGCACTCGGCGCCGCGGACGGCGCCCCGCCGCTGCACTTCGATCAGCCGACCGAGGGATCGGCGTTCAACCGCCAGTTCGGCCGGGGCACGTCCGTGCGCACGAAGGCCGGCGAGTTCGCGATGTCGGTGAAGGACCGGATGCCCGAGTCCGCGCAGCGGCTGGCGATGAAGATTCTTGCCCCACCGAAGAAGTGA